In Salinibaculum sp. SYNS191, the genomic window GGGCGGGGAGAACGTCTACCCCGCGGAACTCGAAGAGCTCCTCATCACTCACGACGCCGTCGAGGAGGTCATCGTGGTGCGTGCGGACGACCCCGACTGGGGGGAGGTGCCCCGGGCCGTCGTCGGGGCTACCGACGTCGAGGACCCCGACGCGCTCCGCGCCGAACTGATGGACCTCGTCGAGGCCGACCTGGCACGCTACAAGCTTCCCCACTACATCAAGTTCGTCGACCCCGGGACCTTCGACCGGTCCGCGACGGGGAAGATCGTCCGCGCGGAAATCGAGGAGTGGGACGTCGAGGAGAGCGAGCGCGTCCGGGAGGTGTGAGACCGCAACCGGCCGCCGGGAATCGCCACGACAAACGCTTATTGTTTTTCGGCACAACTCTCCGGTGACTGCTATGGACTTCGGTCTCTCCCAGGAACACGAGATGATGAAGAGTGCGGTCCGAGATATTACAGCAGACTACGACAACGACTACTGGCAGGACGTCCACGAGAAGCGACGCCCGCCGGAGGAGATTTTCGAGGACCTCGCTGCCGGCGGCTGGTTCGGCGCACCCCTGCCCGAGGAGTACGGCGGCCAGGGACTGGACCTGCTGGATACGGTCGTCATCATGGAGGCGCTGTGTGAGGGCCACGCGTGGGAGACGACGTTCCGGTTCACCATGAGCACGGTCTTCGGCGGCATCAGCCTGGTCGAGAACGGGACGGAGGCACAGAAAGAGGAGTACATTCCCGGTATCGCCCACGGCGAGGACGTCTGGGCGCTGGGGATGACCGAACCCGACGCCGGGCTGAACTCCTCGCGCATCTCCACGATGGCCGAGAAGGAGGGCGACGAGTACGTCATCGACGGCCGCAAGCAGTGGATTTCCGGGATGGACTTCGCCGACCACCTCCTGCTCATCGCCCGCACGAAGCCCTTCGACGAGGCCGACTCGAAGTTCGACGGCATCACGATGTTCATCGTCGACCCCGAGGCGGACGGCATCGAGTACAGCGAGATTCCGCTGGACATCTACTACACGGAACCGACCTACGACCTGTTCATCGAAGACTTGCGCGTCGACGAAGACCAGGTGCTCGGCGAGGTCGGGAAGGGGATGTACCAGATGTTCGGCATGCTCAACGTCGAGCGCATCACGGCGGCGCTGTCGGCGTGGGGTGCCGGCAAGGAAGCGCTGGACAAGGCCGTCCAGTACGCCAAGGACCGCGAGGTCTGGTCGGAGCCCATCGGCGCCCACCAGGCGATTCAGCACCCGCTCGCCGAGTCCCACGCCAAGATGGAGTCGGCCCGCACGCAACTCCGCAAGGCTGCCTGGCAGTACGACAACCAGGTCGGCGACGTCGGCGAGGTGTCGAACGTCGCGAACTACCTCGCCTGCAAGGCCGCCTGGGAGGCCTGCGAGGCGTCGATGACGACCCACGGCGGCATGTCCGCCAGCTCCGAGATGGGCATCTCGGCCGCCTGGGGCGTCGCCCGCCACCAGCGCACCGGGCCCGTCTCCGAGGAGATGATTCTCAACCACATCGGCCAGCACTCCCTGGGCCTGCCGCGGTCGTACAACGACTGATACTGTTGGTTATAACTACGTGAAGGATTTCGACACCATTGGGTGGCGGAAATCTTCACGCGCTTATAGCCGACAGTATGAAAAAGCAGCGCCGCAGCGCTATTTTTCCGCCATGTCGAGGCCGGCGAGGTAGCCGTAGGTCAGCGACCGGGCGTTCTGGAGGCCGCTCTGGTAGCCGACGCCCCACTCGACGGGGGCCGTGACCGACCCCGTCGCGTAGAGGCCGTCGATGGGTTCGTCGTTCCAGTCCAGAACCGCGCCCGCGCGGTCGGTGACCAGTCCGGTGTTGCTCATGCTGGAGAGGCCGACGTACAGCCGCACCGCGTAGTACGGGGGGTCGTCGAGCGGCCCCAGGTTCGGGTTGGGCTCGTGGTCCGGGTCGCCACACCAGACGTGAGCCCACTCGTTCTCGCCGCGGCCGAAGTCGGGGTCGGTACCCTCGCGTGCGTGCTCGTTGAACCGGTCGACCGTCGATTCGAGCGCGCCCGTGGGGACGTCGAGCTGGTCGGCCAGCCCGGCGAGGCTGTCGGCCGACCCCGCGAGGAACGACTCGGGGTAGTCGGTCCCGGGCCGGTAGTTCCCGAGCCCGTAGGTCTGGCGGTAGGTCTCGTCGAAGACCATGTAGTGAGGGAACGACTCGTACTCGCCGGTCGGGTCGTAGAACTCGCCCGCCTGTTTCGGGTAGAACGACTCGTCACAGAACCGCTCGCCGTCGCTGTCGATTGCCAGCGCGTGGGGCAACCCGACGTTGTAGCAGTAGCGATACAGCGGCGCCCCGAGGAACTCCCGGTCGGGCACCTCGATGAAAAATCCCTTCGCGCCGCCGACCGGCGGGTAGACGCCGAGTTTCGCGCCCTCCAGTGCGGCCATGCGCAGGCCGTCGCCGGTCGCAGTCGGCATCGCGGCCGACACCACGTCGTCGGCGGGCGTGCCCTCGAAGTTCTCGACCATCGCCTCGTTCCAGTCGTACGCGCCGGTGTTCAGGAGGACGCCCTCGCGCGCCAGGACGCGCTCTGGGCCGTCGTCGCCGTCGACTTCGACGCCGACGACCGCGTCGCCCTCGGTCAGCAGGCCGGTGACGCCGGCGTCGGTCCGCACGTCGACGTCGTGTGCATCGGCCGCCCGGAGGAAGTAGCCGATGAGCGCGGTGCCCATCGTGACGACGCCGTCCGCGCGGCGCTGCTGTATCGTGTCCCAGTCCCACGAACCCGGCGTGAGCGCGCCGCCCCACGCCAGAATCTCTGTCGTCGTCACGCCGCCGGGCAGGTGCGGCGAATCGGGGAGGTCCGCCCAGTCCGGTACCGCCGCGCTGTCGAGCGGTTCCGGTTCGAGATAACGCCCGCCGGCTTTGGCTCCCGCCGCGTCCGTGTGATAGTCCGGGATGCCCTCGATGATCTGGACGTCGAGGTCGGCCACGTCGTCGAAGTACGTGATGGCCTCGCTGGCGTGCTCGGCGAACCAGCGTGCTGCCCCGGGGTTCTCGTAGAACGACCCCGCGAGGTCGCCGAGGTAGGCGACGGCCTGCTCGACGGAGTCGTCGATGCCGCGGGCCTGCATCAGGTGGTTCGCCGGCACCCACAGTTGCGCCCCTGAGAGCCCGCTAGACCCACCTAGCACGGGTGCCTTCTCCAGCACGGTAACCGAGCAGTTTCCTTCGACGGCAGCAGTCACCGCACAGGCCATACCACCGACGCCAGACCCGACGACCACGACGTCCCGCTCGGCGTCTCCGTCGGCCGTCATTGCGCCTCGAGATGCTCGCGGACCGGAACCGTGTTCTCCGCGGCGCGCGCGATGGGGTCTGCGACGTGTTCCGGGTCGATGCCCGGCGCTTCGTGGTTCGGCCGGTCGAAGACCTCGGCGACGGCGTCGACGAGCGCCGCCTCGTCGGTGGGGTCCAGCCCCCGCAGTTCGTATTCGAGCGTCTCGATGATGCCGGGTGCTGTGGCAGTCGGCTGGGGCCGGACGTACATGTCGCCGGAGATCGTGATGTCGTGAATCAGGCCGTCGTCGTCGCGCACGAGGCTGATGTTGATGAGTTTGCGCGCCTTGTAGGCGGCCTCGCCGAACTCGAAGTCGGGGTCGACGTTGTGACACATCCGCGTCGAGGAGACGCGGTTTATCCAGGTGTCCGTCTCGAAGTAGGGTGCGAGGCGTTCGATGAACGCCGCCTCCTCGTCCGACCACTCCGCCTGCGTGACCTCGGCGTCCTCGCCGATCGTCGCCGCGACGTTCTCCGCCACGAGTTCGTCGATGATGGCCTCACGGGTCGTCTCGACGCCGAGTTCGTCGAGTACCTCCGAGAGCGGTTGCATCCGCCCGGTGAGCGTGTCGGTGTCCTTGTCCTCGAACTTCTCCGGCGGCACGCTCAGCGCCTCGTCGAGAATCCGCCCCTCGGGCGGGAAGTCCCAGATGACCGAGTCCGTCGACACCCAGAGGTCGGAGTGGTGGTAGGTCGCGGCCGACCCGGCCATGACCTTCACCTTCATGTCGTCTTTGACGATTTCCACGTCACCGATGGAGTCGTACTCGGCTTCGAGTCCGACCGTCTCCAGCGCGTCGACGTTGGCGTAGCCGCTCCGGTCGGCCTCGGTGACGATGTCCGTGTCCTCGGCGCGGTAGTAGAGCATGTAGTTCGGAAAATCCGGCGTGTGGACGGCCGTTCCGCCGGCGAACGCGTAGCGCCGGCCCACGGCGAACCCCTCCTCGCGCGCCAGGTCGACGTCTAGGCGGGCGGCGTCCTCGTACGTCCCGAGGTCTAGGCAGGGAGTGTCCGCGTCCCAGTGCATCACGACGACGGTCGGTTCGAACGTGCCGTCGTACATCTGCTTTGCCATCAGTTCGTCCATGGCGGCCCAGTACCCGACAGTCTCCCCGGAAACGTCGATACGTCGTACCATAACGGCTAGACACTTTCGTGGTTCGACATTAAACCTTCTGCCAGGCCGTTCCCGTCACTCACTCCTCGTAGAGCACGACCTCCTCGCAGGGGATGTTTATCTGGGGAGATTCCATCGTGAAGTTCGGCCCGTCTTCGAGCATTCGCTGTCCGGCGTCGGACTCGAAGGCCTCCTGCATCGCCTGCGGCGACTCGAAGTAGAGTTCCGCGACACCGTCCCACTCCACCTCCTCCGGTTGTAGCGGCTCACCGAGCGTGTACTTCTGGAGTCCCGGAAGCTCCTCGACGATTTCCGCGTGGTCGTTTTTCCAGTACTCCAGTACCTCCTCGTGGGACATGTCCTCGACGCCTTTCGCCAGGTAGACAACTTTCATGGTCCAATCGTCACATCATCTGACAGCTTCTTAAATGTGTGGTATGTGTTCACTGCGCATAGTTATATGTGTCAGCGGGTCGTCCAGTCACACGGAGAGTTAACACATGGACGTTGGACTCGGCACGTTTACGGCTGATAGGCACCCCGACGACGACAGGTCACACAGCGAGTTGTATCAGGAATCGCTCGACCTCGCACAGGTCGCGGAGGACAACAACTTCGACTGCGTCTGGGTATCGGAACACCACTTCACCGACGGCGGGTACAATCCGTCCGTAACCAGTTTCCTCGCTGCGCTCGCCGCAGCGACCGACGACATCGAAATCGGGAGCAACGTCGCGCTCGGACCGATGTACAAGCAACCGGTGCGACTCGCCGAAGACCTGGCCGTCGTCGACAACATCGCCGACGGCAGACTGACCTTCGGCGTCGCCAACGGGTATCGCGTCGAGGAGTTCGACGTGATGGACGTGCCACTGGAGGAACGGCCGCTCCGACTACACCACCTGGTTCAGATTCTCCGCAAAGCCTGGCGGGACGAACCGCTCGTCCACGACGGCCACGACCGACTCGACGAGTCCTGGGAGTTCGACGGTGTCGACGTGACGCCCAAGCCCGAACAGGACGGCGGCCCCGACATCGTCCTCGGCGGGTTCGCCGAACCCGCGGTCGAGCGGGCCGCCCGCATCGGCGACGGCTACTCCGTCGGCGCGCTGACCGGCCTGGAGATGGCCGAAAACTGCACCGACGTCTACTGGAACGCCGTCGACGAGGCCGACAAACCCCGCGACGACCAGCAACTCGTGCTCTGGAACTGCGGCTTCCTCCACGACCGCAAAGACCCCGAGGAGGTCGTCGGCAAGCACTGGCAGCAGTTCAAAGACCAGTACGGCGACTGGTACTACGAGGCCGGCCAGATCGACGACCCGCGGGCGCTGCACGACGCCTACGACGCCAACGCGATGTTCTACTCCGACCCCGACGAGATGGCCGAAAAGATCAACGAGTACAAGGACATCTTCGGCGAGGACATGCACTTCATCTACCAGGCTGCCTTCCCGAGCCTCGACTACGAGGACTTCAAGTACTCCATCGAACTGTTCGGGCAAGAGGTCGTCCCGCAGATTACCTGAGTGCTGCCCTCACTGCCCGGCTATTCGCTCCAGTTCGGGGACCAGTTCCTCGGGCACCGGCACTGGCGCTTCGGTCTCCGTATCGATGTAGACGACCGTCAGTTCGCCCTCGAAAACGGGGTCGCCGTCGACAGTCCCCGTAAACGCGTGCGTCACGGACGTCTCTCCGATGGTCGGGGTCAGCGCGATGGTCAGGTCGTCGTCGACGCGAATCGCGCCCAGGTAGTCGATGTCGATGTGCCGCGCCGGCGGCACGACGGGGCCAGTTTCGAAGCGTTCGTTCGGAAAGCCGACGCCGCCCCGGAACTCACCGAGGGTCTTGATGACGTAGTCGATGACGACCGGGGTGTAGATGCGACCGGAGTAGTCGGTGTCGCCGGCGTAAATCGTCCAGGTGCTCTCGTAGGGCATCTGTCGGAGGGAGACGACCGCGGTGCAAAGGGATTGTGTTCCGGTGTGCTGTCGCCCCGCTGGTCCGCCCTGTCGCTCCACCGCGTCGGCCCCGGGACACCTAGGCGACCCCGTAGGCCACCACTAGGCCAAAATCGGCGTTTCAGCGGCGCTGCCGTGCCAATCCACCCGAAAGTATAACAATTGTTCACATCCATCTCTGTCCGAGGCGCTCAGACAATGGTTAACAGGAGACAGTATCTCAGAGGTGTGGCAGGCATCGGGACGGTTGCTATCGCAGGCTGC contains:
- a CDS encoding acyl-CoA dehydrogenase family protein, with the translated sequence MDFGLSQEHEMMKSAVRDITADYDNDYWQDVHEKRRPPEEIFEDLAAGGWFGAPLPEEYGGQGLDLLDTVVIMEALCEGHAWETTFRFTMSTVFGGISLVENGTEAQKEEYIPGIAHGEDVWALGMTEPDAGLNSSRISTMAEKEGDEYVIDGRKQWISGMDFADHLLLIARTKPFDEADSKFDGITMFIVDPEADGIEYSEIPLDIYYTEPTYDLFIEDLRVDEDQVLGEVGKGMYQMFGMLNVERITAALSAWGAGKEALDKAVQYAKDREVWSEPIGAHQAIQHPLAESHAKMESARTQLRKAAWQYDNQVGDVGEVSNVANYLACKAAWEACEASMTTHGGMSASSEMGISAAWGVARHQRTGPVSEEMILNHIGQHSLGLPRSYND
- a CDS encoding FAD-dependent oxidoreductase, with translation MTADGDAERDVVVVGSGVGGMACAVTAAVEGNCSVTVLEKAPVLGGSSGLSGAQLWVPANHLMQARGIDDSVEQAVAYLGDLAGSFYENPGAARWFAEHASEAITYFDDVADLDVQIIEGIPDYHTDAAGAKAGGRYLEPEPLDSAAVPDWADLPDSPHLPGGVTTTEILAWGGALTPGSWDWDTIQQRRADGVVTMGTALIGYFLRAADAHDVDVRTDAGVTGLLTEGDAVVGVEVDGDDGPERVLAREGVLLNTGAYDWNEAMVENFEGTPADDVVSAAMPTATGDGLRMAALEGAKLGVYPPVGGAKGFFIEVPDREFLGAPLYRYCYNVGLPHALAIDSDGERFCDESFYPKQAGEFYDPTGEYESFPHYMVFDETYRQTYGLGNYRPGTDYPESFLAGSADSLAGLADQLDVPTGALESTVDRFNEHAREGTDPDFGRGENEWAHVWCGDPDHEPNPNLGPLDDPPYYAVRLYVGLSSMSNTGLVTDRAGAVLDWNDEPIDGLYATGSVTAPVEWGVGYQSGLQNARSLTYGYLAGLDMAEK
- a CDS encoding lipoate--protein ligase family protein, with translation MVRRIDVSGETVGYWAAMDELMAKQMYDGTFEPTVVVMHWDADTPCLDLGTYEDAARLDVDLAREEGFAVGRRYAFAGGTAVHTPDFPNYMLYYRAEDTDIVTEADRSGYANVDALETVGLEAEYDSIGDVEIVKDDMKVKVMAGSAATYHHSDLWVSTDSVIWDFPPEGRILDEALSVPPEKFEDKDTDTLTGRMQPLSEVLDELGVETTREAIIDELVAENVAATIGEDAEVTQAEWSDEEAAFIERLAPYFETDTWINRVSSTRMCHNVDPDFEFGEAAYKARKLINISLVRDDDGLIHDITISGDMYVRPQPTATAPGIIETLEYELRGLDPTDEAALVDAVAEVFDRPNHEAPGIDPEHVADPIARAAENTVPVREHLEAQ
- a CDS encoding EthD family reductase, with product MKVVYLAKGVEDMSHEEVLEYWKNDHAEIVEELPGLQKYTLGEPLQPEEVEWDGVAELYFESPQAMQEAFESDAGQRMLEDGPNFTMESPQINIPCEEVVLYEE
- a CDS encoding LLM class flavin-dependent oxidoreductase, translating into MDVGLGTFTADRHPDDDRSHSELYQESLDLAQVAEDNNFDCVWVSEHHFTDGGYNPSVTSFLAALAAATDDIEIGSNVALGPMYKQPVRLAEDLAVVDNIADGRLTFGVANGYRVEEFDVMDVPLEERPLRLHHLVQILRKAWRDEPLVHDGHDRLDESWEFDGVDVTPKPEQDGGPDIVLGGFAEPAVERAARIGDGYSVGALTGLEMAENCTDVYWNAVDEADKPRDDQQLVLWNCGFLHDRKDPEEVVGKHWQQFKDQYGDWYYEAGQIDDPRALHDAYDANAMFYSDPDEMAEKINEYKDIFGEDMHFIYQAAFPSLDYEDFKYSIELFGQEVVPQIT
- a CDS encoding acyl-CoA thioesterase, with the translated sequence MPYESTWTIYAGDTDYSGRIYTPVVIDYVIKTLGEFRGGVGFPNERFETGPVVPPARHIDIDYLGAIRVDDDLTIALTPTIGETSVTHAFTGTVDGDPVFEGELTVVYIDTETEAPVPVPEELVPELERIAGQ